The Streptomyces aurantiacus genome includes a region encoding these proteins:
- a CDS encoding MerR family transcriptional regulator, protein MTADDAFGRLDDDDYPAYTMGRAAEMLGTTQGFLRAIGEARLITPLRSEGGHRRYSRYQLRIAARARELVDQGTPIEAACRIVILEDQLEEAQRINAENRRTAESANPTAAA, encoded by the coding sequence GTGACAGCAGACGACGCGTTCGGCCGTCTCGACGACGACGACTACCCCGCCTACACGATGGGCAGGGCAGCCGAAATGCTCGGCACCACCCAGGGTTTTCTCCGCGCCATCGGAGAAGCCCGCCTCATCACCCCGCTCCGCTCAGAGGGCGGACATCGCCGTTACTCCCGCTACCAGCTCCGCATCGCCGCTCGAGCCCGGGAACTCGTCGACCAGGGCACGCCCATCGAGGCGGCCTGCCGCATCGTCATCCTCGAGGACCAGCTCGAAGAGGCTCAGCGCATCAACGCCGAAAACCGCCGCACTGCGGAGTCGGCGAACCCGACCGCGGCGGCCTGA
- a CDS encoding LPFR motif small protein produces MLKAIADVLRSIGGAIATVVTLPFRAVARLFGGASSSAHGRH; encoded by the coding sequence ATGTTGAAGGCAATCGCGGATGTTCTTCGTTCCATCGGCGGAGCTATCGCCACCGTCGTGACCCTGCCGTTCCGGGCCGTGGCCCGTCTGTTCGGCGGTGCCTCGAGCTCCGCCCACGGCCGCCA